The Candidatus Nitrosocosmicus franklandus genome contains a region encoding:
- a CDS encoding cache domain-containing protein, with protein sequence MLKKLQSRASTLSSTILLLSSFMAVLFFLTIPVMDVFSQTNDSMIQNDVLLSSDVNGFQQSNGPNTELLDNLGLSTTYQSVEREISQVMNLAHQSMNLTNSFGTFPLANITADMQQQYQGIASDQDTERRNEAKTLLATNPYLSFIGMTLPNGDTYFSEPFFPSQTNSSKHNYGYREHINGAMESKSPYLSNVITAASTGKPLVVLASPIYSGKQANDTLIGVLALGLNLSQFDELLKAESVGKNDTRLLLLDNNGTKIADSQSNNTSKLESFKDLQSFENAKNGEVGSVVESIDGKNVTISYTPLSFAQSKWILLSMTPKE encoded by the coding sequence ATGTTAAAAAAACTCCAATCTAGGGCATCAACTTTGTCCTCCACAATACTCTTATTAAGCTCGTTTATGGCTGTCTTGTTCTTTCTAACGATACCCGTTATGGATGTTTTCTCACAAACAAATGACTCTATGATACAAAACGATGTGCTTCTTAGTTCCGATGTTAATGGATTTCAGCAGTCAAATGGTCCAAACACCGAACTACTAGATAATTTGGGACTTTCTACAACCTACCAATCGGTAGAACGAGAGATATCTCAAGTCATGAACCTTGCACATCAATCGATGAATTTAACGAATTCCTTTGGAACCTTTCCTTTGGCGAATATAACTGCAGATATGCAGCAACAATATCAAGGAATTGCTAGTGATCAAGATACAGAAAGAAGAAACGAAGCAAAAACCCTTCTTGCAACAAATCCCTACTTGTCGTTCATAGGGATGACGCTTCCAAATGGAGATACTTATTTTAGTGAACCGTTCTTTCCTTCTCAGACAAATAGTTCCAAACATAACTATGGATATAGAGAACACATAAACGGTGCGATGGAGTCGAAAAGTCCATATTTAAGTAACGTCATCACTGCTGCATCGACTGGGAAACCTCTTGTTGTTTTGGCTAGCCCAATTTATTCAGGAAAACAGGCAAACGATACTCTTATAGGGGTATTAGCACTTGGGTTGAATCTAAGTCAATTTGATGAATTGTTAAAAGCAGAGTCTGTTGGCAAGAATGATACTAGACTACTTCTGCTAGATAATAACGGCACTAAAATAGCTGATTCGCAATCTAATAATACCAGTAAATTAGAATCCTTCAAGGACTTGCAAAGTTTTGAAAATGCTAAAAACGGAGAAGTAGGTTCTGTCGTGGAAAGCATTGATGGAAAAAATGTGACAATTTCTTATACACCACTTAGCTTTGCTCAATCAAAATGGATACTGCTATCAATGACTCCTAAAGAATAA